From Gemmatimonadaceae bacterium:
ATAGCGCGGATTCCCGAACTGCCGCGCCTCGGTGAGAAAGGGCGTGGTGGCACCGCGCTCGTCCACGAGCACCGCCGAGACGGCCGACTGCCCCGGTGAATAGAGCAGCGCGCCCGACGCCGAGAGCCCGGGTCCCTGCACCGACTCCATGAGGGGTACCGCCGGTCCGGTGGTCTTGCGCGCGTTCAGATCGACCGGTACCCCCATGAGCGTGCCGTCGGCGCGCAGGAACACCACATAGTCATCGACAAACCCGACGGCCCGCTCGGCGATGACGTCGAGCAGGGTGAACTTCCCGTCGGGCGACATGATGGCGAGTGGCGTCGCCGCGCCGCTACGAATCCGCCCCGGGCCCCACGTCGCCACGATCGTTTCGCCATCGGGGGCGAGAATCGGCCCGGCCATTTCGCCCGCTTCGGCGCCGCGCTCGCCGAGGCCGCGAATCGGCCCACCCGCGGCCGCGACCCGGAGCATCACAGCCTTCCCGTAGAGCGTGTCGTTGGTGCGCGAGAAGATGATGTCGCCACTGGGCGTCCACACGGCCCCAGTGTTGTCGGGGATGATGCTGCCATCGGTGATGTCGGTGACGGGGCCACCGTCCACCGAGACTTTGCGCAGTCGCCCACGCGCCACGAAGGCGATCCACTTGCCGTCGGGCGAGAAGAAGGGGGCGCGTGCGCCCTCGGTTCCCGGCAACAGGCGTGGCGTGAGTTCGTCCAACCGCCGGACGTTCAGCACGCCGTTCGAGGCCGTGGCGGCCACGAAGGCGATCGCACTGCCATCGGGGGCGATGGCCAGGCGCTCACCGATGCCCAGCACGGTCATGCGTTCGGCGTCCACGAGCGGCAGCGCAAAGCGGGCAACCTGGTTCACCGGCGCCTGCTGCCGGCCGGCCAGCACGCCGACCGCGACCAGTGCCGCTACGAAACCGACCGCCCACAGTGGTGACGACAGCAGGCGCATGATCGCGCCGCGTGCCGGCGGCGCGGCCACCGCGCCCGTATCGGTAAAAACGCCGGGTCGATCGAGCGCCTCGGCGAACTCGCGCGTGCTGCCGAAGCGATCTGCCGGCAGCTTTTCGAGACCACGTCGCAACGCCGCATCGACGTGGGCGGGCACCGACGGCCGAAGGACCGTGGCCGACCGCACCGCTTCCGAGAGCAGCTTGGCCACGATCGCCTGCGGATTCGTTCCGGTGTGCGGCGGCTCGCTGGTCAGCATCTCGTACGTGACCGCCGCCAGCGCATACTGGTCGGCCCGATGATCGACCGCCTTGTCACCCATGGCCTGTTCGGGCGACATGTATTGCGGCGTGCCGAGCGAGAGGCCGGTCTGCGTCATGCGGGCACCGCCGGCCTGCTGCACGGCGAGCGCGATCCCGAAGTCGGCGACCAGCGCATGCCCGCCCTGCAGCAGGATGTTCTCCGGTTTGATGTCGCGGTGCACGATCCCCTGCCCGTGCGCTTCCGCGAGCGCGTCGGCCACTTCGCGGGCAATGAGCAGCGCCTCGGCGAGGGGCAGCTGCGACTCGCGCTCGAGACGCGCACGCAGCGTCTCGCCCTTCACGAAGGGCATGACGTAGTACAGCAATCCATCGGCCGCGCCGGAGTCGAGCAGCGGCAGGATATGCGGATGCTGCAGCTTGGCGGTGGTCTTGATCTCGCTCAGGAACCGCTCGGCGCCGAGTGCGGCCCCTAAGTCCGGATGCAGGACCTTGATGGCGACATCGCGCTCGTGGCGGAGGTCGTGCGCGAGATAGACGGTGGCCATGCCGCCGGCGCCGAGTTCGCGGTCAACGCGGTAGCGGTCGGCGAGGGCGGTGGTGAGGCGTTCGATGGGAGGAGTCACGATTCGAGCGCTCTACGCAGAGAGGGCGTGCGCGCGCTCATCGGGCGTCCGAGCTTGAGCGGCGCAGTTCGTCGAGCCAGTTCTCGACAATGACCAGCCGCGCGCCCTGCGCCCGTTCAACCGGTCGCACAATTAGGATGCTGCCATCTGTCATCGGGTCGTAGAGCCGAGTGTTGGCGCGGGTACCGCCGAGTTCCACGGAACCTGGCCATGCCGCGGTCCGCACGACGTGGAATCCGCCAGCTGGCGAAACCTCGGCGGCCTGCAAGCGTCTCGCACCATCCAGATAAAGCAGTCGCGTGCCGTCGCGCGACCAGCGCGGATCGCCGCCTCCGTTCGTGGAGATTGGCCATCTGGCATCGCCGACATTCGGGAACGGCACGACGTAGACCTCGGATCGTCCTGTCACCCCCGAGGTGAACGCGAGCAAACGTCCGTCAGGTGAGATCGCCGGTGCCCCCTCCATCGCCTTGGTGGCGGCGACTGCCGTGGCAACCGAATCGATGCCCGGTCGAAAGAGGTAGACGTCGCCGTTCCCCTGGCGGCCGTTCGCATCGATCGCAGACGTCTCGTACACGAGCCACTTCCCGTCCGGCGACCATTCCACCCCGGACGCCTGATGGCTGTTCGGCAGCGCAATGACTCTTCGCGTTGAGCGCCCGTCGGCGCGCTGCACGAACACATCGAAGCGCTGTTCGGCTGGATTCAATCCCACCACGGTGACCGAGAACGGATCGGGCCCCCACGTCACGCTCCGTATGAACCGGGAATCGAGCGTCAAGCGCAACGGTTCGGCGGTGGCGCGCTTGATCCACACATCCTGATCCGTCACGCTGTTTCCAACAAGCACGGCCAAGGCCTCACCGTCAGGTGAGAGGCGCGGGCTGGTGAATCCATCGCGCCATGCCGTATCGAAGGGCGCACTGCGGCCATCACGATCGATTCGCGCGAGCTCCCACTCCGCGGCGCCGGAACCGGTCGCGTAGGCGACGCGACCATCTCGGGAGACCGCAACATCAGCGCCTTGCGAGGTCTGCACCCGGACGGACACCCCCAGGGAGCGCGGCTCTCCCGCCAACTGCCGCTTCTCAAGATCGAATGGCACGACCGAGAGCTCTCCCGCCTCTCCAACGATCAGCAGGTACCCCGGACGAAGCACTCGGGCGTAGATCCCGTCACAGAGTACGCGATGCCTGCCCGTCGCGACGTCAGCGATGCCGATCGTGTGCCGACGAGCGGAGTTGATGCTGTATCGGATTTGGAAGAGGACGGCGCCTCCGTCCGGCAGCATCTCGGGCCATGCGTGGTTCACCTCACCGGCGGCAGTGTCACTGGTGGTAAACGGGCGGGGCGTCGCCCCGGGGCGCGCCTCGACCTGCACCAGCCCGCGATTGCCGATCGCGTCGGCGTAGATCATCCCCGCATCGGACCACACCGCGCCAGCGAGCCCGACCACGGAGTCCGTCACCGCCGTGAGACCGGCGCCATCGAGGGCAATAAGGCGCATCCCGCGCGACGGCGTGAGATAGCCTATGCGCGTCCCGTCAGGCGAGAAGAACGGTGACTGCGCATCCTCCGTCCCCGGAATCGGAACGCCTCGCAGCGCATCGCGCCGGCGGATCCAGAGTCGCCGGTCGAGACCGTTCGTGTAGACGAGCGAGGACCCGTCGGGCGAGAGCGCCAGGCGTGTGCCGCTTCCGCCAAGCCGTTCGCCGGAGTCGAGGGCGACCGCGTAGCGCACCGTTGGCGTCGTGGGCATGGGACGGCGCCATCCCCACACCGCGGCCACGCTGGCGAGCAGGGCGACGGCCACAAGTAATGCCGTCGGCCACCGACGCGACGCCACCGGAGGGTGACTCGCCGTGGCCATGTCGCCGAACGCCGAGGGGGTACGCAGCGCGGCGGCGAACTCATCGACCGACGACCAGCGATCGGCCGGCAGCTTTTCGAGTGCCCGCCGCACCGCGGCCTCGACGTGGCCGGGTACCGACGCACGCAGACTACGGAGCGGTCGCGGCACATCCGTGAGCAGCTTGGCAATCACCGCCTGCCCGGTGGTCCCGCTGTGGGGCGGTTCGCCCGCCAGCATCTCATAGAGGATCGCCGCCAGTGAGTACTGATCGGTGCGCGCGTCCAACACGCGATCCCCCATCGCTTGCTCGGGACTCATGAACTGCGGCGTTCCCAGCGACAATCCCGTCTGCGTGATACGAGCACCGCCGGCATTGCGAACGGCCAGGGCTATCCCGAAATCGGCGATGACCGGCTGCGCGGCCGGCAGCAGAATGTTTTCGGGCTTGATGTCGCGGTGGATCACCCCACGCGCGTGGGCATACCCGAGCGCCGTCGCCAGTGCCGTGGTCAGTCGCAGGGCTTCGTCCAGCGGGAGCTGCTTCTCACGATCGAGGCGTACCCGAAGCGTCTCGCCCTCGACGAAGGGCATGACGTAGAAGAGCAGGCCATCTGCCTCGCCACTGTCGAACAATGGCAGGAGATTCGGATGCTGCAGCGTCGCCGTCGTGCGAATCTCCGCGAGGAAGCGTTCGCTGCCGAGCGTCGCCCCCAGATCCGGATGCAGCACCTTGATCGCCACATCCCGTTCGTGGCGGAGGTCGTGCGCGAGATAGACGGTGGCCATGCCGCCGGCGCCGAGTTCTCGCTCGACGCGGTAGCGGTCGGCCAGCGCGGGAGCGAGGCGGTCCATTACACTCATCGAGGTCCAAATTGTCGTGTTCGTCACAAAACCGCACGGTTTCGTCCTTGGCTTTCCTTCGGCGAGAATCGACGCGATCAGCGAGCTCTACAATACGTTCGCGAACCGACGGACTCGCCATTCGCCGAGGCGACGCGTAGCCTCGGGGACTCCCTTTCCCGGTTCCTCATGCGCCGTCTTCTGCTGCTCTTCGTTGCCGCCCTCGCCGCCGGCACCTTCTGGCTCAATGCGAAGGACCCTGAGCATCGCACGCTCGCCGACGACGCCCGCCAATCGGCCGGCGGCGCTTTCGTGCACCTCCCCGACGGCATCACCCACTACGACGTCTCCGGCCCCGACTCCGGCGCGCGCGTCGTGCTCGTGCACGGTTTCTCGGTGCCCGCCTACATCTGGGATTCGACCTTCACGGCGCTCACGGCCGCGGGCTATCGCGTCGCCCGCTACGACACCTACGGGCGCGGCTGGTCCGACCGCCCCGAGACGACGTACGACTTCAGCCTCTTCGACCGCCAACTCACCGGCCTGCTCGACTCCCTTGGCTGGAAGGAGCCGGTGCACGTGATGGGCCTTTCATACGGCGGCCCGGTGACGAGCACCTTCGTGGGTCGCCATCCGGAGCGCGTCGCGACTCATGTGCTGGTGGACCCGGCGGCGGGCTCCCTCCGCCAGGTGCCGTGGTACATGGCCGCACCACTGATCGGCCCCTTCCTCTGGCAAACGCTCGCGGTGCCTGGCATGGCTGACGGCCAGGCCAGCGACTTCGTGCATCCGGAAGGCTGGCCGGACTGGGCCGACAAGTACCGCGTGCAGATGCAGTTCAAGGGCTTCGGCCGCGCGCTCCGTGCCACGATTCTGGCCAACCGCACGGTGAACCTGGATTCGCTCTACGCCACGACCGGCAAGGCCGGCAAGCCGACGCTGCTGATCTGGGGCACCGAAGACAAAACCGTGCCGATCGCCAACGCCGAGCAGGTGCGGAAGGGAATCCCGCAGGCCGAGTGGCACCCCATCAGCAATGCGGGACACTTGCCGCACATGGAGCAGGCGCGAGTGGTGGACTCACTGCTGCTCGACTTCCTGACCCGCAACAACCCACGACCCACAACCAAAAACCCGTAACCCTGAACCGATCAGTTCAGAGTTACGGGCTTGAGGTGTTGGGTCCTGCGTTACAGCCGGTAGCTCAACCGCACGTACGTGAACCGCCCGTTGAAGCCCCACGGCGAGAAGCCGGAGTACTGGAAGATCCCGGAATTCGAGTTGATCGCGATGTTCCGGTCGGGGTACACGTTGAAGAGGTTATCGAAGCCACCGGTGAGCGTGACCTTGGTGAAGCGGTAGGACACGCTCGCATCCGTGATCCACCTGCCGCGCAGCGTCTGATCGGCCTGCGCGGTGGTGGTGAGCGGCACCGGCGCGCCGGTGTTGTCCACGATCGCGCCCTGCTTGAGCCACACGGTGCCGAAGTAGGCGTGCTGCACCTCGAAGCCGAGCGCCTTCTTCTGGTAGTTCACCGTGAGCCGGCTGTTGAGACGCGGCTGCGTTTCCTCGATGCGGTTCTTCTCCACGCGCCCGAAGATCTTGGCGTTGAGCGCTGCAAGTTGGCTCGGATTGTCCTGGATGCGCGTCACGAAGGTGCGCCCCCAGTTGGTGCCCCACGTCGTGCGCAGCGTGGCCCCGTTCTCGAGCGTCGTACCGTAGTTGAACACGAGGTCCATGCCATTCGTGCGCGTATCGATGGCGTTGGTGAAGTAACGCGCGGCGGTGCTCGCCGAGTACCCGAGCGACGAGAGGGCACTCGCCACCTGCGTCCCGAGCAGGTTCTCCGAGAACACGATGCGATCGTTGATCGTGATGCGATACGCATCGAGCGTCGCCGTGAAGCTCGGCGCCGGCGTCCACGTCGCACCGAGGCTCAGGTTCTGCGACTTCTCCGGCTTGAGGTCCGTCGCGCCGAGTGCCCGCGCCGCCGCGCTCCCCACGGGAAGCGTCACGACTTCCTGCGGGATAGGCGGGTTGCCGATGAAGTTCGTGCTCGACGCCGACAGGAAGCTCTGCGCCAGTGACGGGGCGCGGAAGCCGGTGCTCACCGCACCACGCAGTGACCACGTCGTGCCCAGCTCGTAACGCGACGCCAGCTTGCCGATGATCGCGCTACCGAAATCGGAGAAATGCTCCCCGCGCGCGGCGACATTCACGAGCCACGTCGGGGTCAGCTTCGTCTCGAGATCGACGTATCCGGCAAAGGCCGTGCGCCCTTCGTCCTTCTCATCCTGCGGCCGGAAGCCGGGGAAGACCTGCGCGCCCGGCAGCGCCCGCACAAGCGAATCGCCCGGCGTGAAAAGCGACCGGCCGTTGGCCTTGAGCAGCCCCCCACCGTCACGCCACGAATCGGGCTCACCCTGGCCGATCCCGTAGCGTTCGATGCGATTCTCCGCGCCAAGCGCCACGTTGAGCGGGGCGGCGAGCCCCACGTTCACGGCCCGCGAGAGATCGATGTTGTTGGTGATCTGCGTGAAGCGGAGCTGCCCGGCGTAGAAGTTGGTGGGGCTCAGCGGGCCGAGCGAAGCGTTGTTGCTGTTCGCCACATCGAAGCGGAAGCCGTTGTAGCCGTACACCGAGCTCGCATCCCACTTCCAGCCGGCGTTCGTGCCCTTGAGCCCCACGCTCAGCGACCGATCCACGATGGTGGAGCGGATGAGCGGGAGGAAGCCGTCGGGCCACAGCGCGCGCACCGTGCGGTTGTCGCCCGCGCGGCGGAAGAAGCCCGCCGCCTCACCCTTGCGACGGCCAAGGCCACCGAAGGCGTAGAGCGTCACGTCGTTGCTGAACGTCTTGCCGGCGTTGAGGAACGCCACTGCGTCCTGCGTCGCCGCATCGCCCTGCCGGTGATTGATCAGGTTGAGGCGGTATGGATCGTTCTGGCGCGGGTTGGTGGACCGCACGAACGCGCCGTTGGCAACGCTGATGGAGTCACCGTACTGCGGCCGCAGATCGGGGAGTGACCGGTTGGTGAAGCCACGATCGCGGAACTCGCCGGAGAGGTGCACGAACCCGCTGCCGCCCAGCGCAAAACCGCGCGCCAGGTCCGCCTGCGTCACCTGCCCGTCGCCCTTCTCGGTCACCCCCACCGTGCTCGAGGCCTCGAGTGGCGCGTTGCTCTTGAGCACCACATTGACCACACCGGCAATGGCATCCGAGCCGTACTGCGCCGCCGCGCCATCGCGCAGCACTTCGATGCGATCGATGGAGGTGGCCGGAATGGCGTTGAGATCGACACCCGCCGACCCGCGACCGATGGAGTTGTTGATGTTCACCAGCGCGCCGTTGTGTCGACGCTTGCCGTTGATGAGCACCAGCACTTGATCGGGGCCGAGACCACGCAGCGTGAACGGCCGCTGATGATCGGTGCCATCGGCCACGGTCGCCCGCGAGAAGTTGAGCGAGGGGACGATCATCTGCAGGATCTGCCCCAGCTCGGTGCGGCCGGTCTGCTTGATCTGCTCGGAGGTGACCACGTCGATCGGCACCGGCGCGTCGGTCACGGAGCGCTCCGTGCGACGCGTGCCGACCACGGCCACCGCCTGCAGGTTCACCGCCGACTTGTCGAGCGTGAAGTTCTCAGTGAGCGTCTGCCCCGCCGCGATGGTGATGCGGCGCTTGGCGGAACCGAAGCCGACGAGGCGTGCCGTGACATCGTAGCTTCCGGCGCGTACCGTCAGGCGATACGTGCCGTCTTCACGGGTGAGCATGCCCCGCGGCGTCCCCAGGACAAACACGGTCGCGCCAGAGATGGGCTTGCCGGTGCCGGCCTCGGTGACCGTACCGGTCAGCGTACCGGTCGGGCCCTGCGCGCGCAGGACACTCGGCAGGAACGTCGCGGCCAGCAATCCCACGGCCACGACGGATCGGGAATGGAGAAGGCGGATCATCGCGGCGTGTAGGCGAGACGGAAGTAGAGGAAGCGCCCGTTGGCCCCGAACGGCGAGAAGGGCGAGTACATACGGGAGCCGAAGTAGTTGTCGGGGTTGAGCAGCGAGATGCGGTCGGGGTAGACGCCGAATACGTTGTCCGAGCCAGCCGTTGCCCGCACCTTGCCGAAGTCGTACGAGGCGCTGATGTCGGTGATCCACTTGGCGCTGAACTTCTGGTCGCCAAGCCGGCCCGCCGCGCTCTCACGATTGTCGGAGCGGGTGATGAACGAGCCGAACTGCGCCTGCTGCAACTCGAACGACCACGGCCCCTTGAGGTAGGTGGCGCCGAGGCGGACGTTCGTGCGCGGCTGCGCTTCCACCAGACGCGCCCGCTCCGTCCGATCGAAGAGCAGCTCCGAGACACCGGCGAGCTGCGGCGGGTTCGGAATACTGTCGTTGAGAATCTGGTTCTCGGAGTAGTTGAAGCCACCCGTGAACTTGAGTGTGCCCCCGTCGTCGAGGCTGCGCACATAGCGCAGCACGACATCCACGCCGCGCGTGCGGGTGTCGATGGCGTTCGTGAAGAAGCGCGGCCGGATGTCGCCGGTGAATCCCGGGAACTGCGACAGGATGGACTGGATGCGCGCGCCGGTGAAGTTCGACGACAGGATGATGCGATCGTCGATCCGGATGTTGAAACCGTCCACCGTCGCCGAGAACGACTTCGTGGGGGTGTACACGAAGCCGGCGGTGTACGAGAGGCTCTTCTCGGGGAGCAGCGGCTTGGCGCCGAGCGCCTGCGCCACCGGCGTGTTGACCGGAATCGTACGCGCTTCGTTCGGCGTCGGGACGCCGTTCACCACGAGCACGTTGGACGCCGACGCGGAGTAGTAGATCTGCGCGAGCGACGGGGCGCGGAAGCCGGAGTTGATGGCGCCGCGCAGGGCGAGCTGCTCCGGAATCGCCTGCACGCGGAGCGTCCCCTTGCCGATCACGGTGCTGCCGAAGTCCGAGAAGTGCTCGGCGCGGGCCGCGCCGCCGACCGTGACGCGCGGATGGAGCTCCTGCTCCACGTCCACGTAGCCCGCGTACGAGGTGCGCGTGGCGTTGGTGTAGTCCACCGGGCGGAAGCCGAAGAAGAGCTGCGAGCCGGTGATGGCCGGCCGGCCGGCGTTCGGGCCGTCGAGGATGCGCTGCCCGCCGTCATTGTACGACGCGGGTTCGCCCTCGTAGATGTTGTACTTGTCGCGACGCGACTCGAGCCCGATGCCGATGTTGGCCGGCTTCGCGAACCCGAGCGAGGCGGTCCGAGTGGCGTCGAGGTTGAGCGTGAACTGATTGGAGTTGAGCGACCCGGCGTAGAACTGCTTCTGACTCGCGAGGCCGTAGGTCGGATTGAGCGTGTTGCGCAGGTTGAAGCGGAAGTAGTTGTTGCCGTTCACCAGGCTCGCATCCCACGCCCATCCCTTGGCATTGCCCTTGACGCCCGCCG
This genomic window contains:
- a CDS encoding serine/threonine-protein kinase, with product MTPPIERLTTALADRYRVDRELGAGGMATVYLAHDLRHERDVAIKVLHPDLGAALGAERFLSEIKTTAKLQHPHILPLLDSGAADGLLYYVMPFVKGETLRARLERESQLPLAEALLIAREVADALAEAHGQGIVHRDIKPENILLQGGHALVADFGIALAVQQAGGARMTQTGLSLGTPQYMSPEQAMGDKAVDHRADQYALAAVTYEMLTSEPPHTGTNPQAIVAKLLSEAVRSATVLRPSVPAHVDAALRRGLEKLPADRFGSTREFAEALDRPGVFTDTGAVAAPPARGAIMRLLSSPLWAVGFVAALVAVGVLAGRQQAPVNQVARFALPLVDAERMTVLGIGERLAIAPDGSAIAFVAATASNGVLNVRRLDELTPRLLPGTEGARAPFFSPDGKWIAFVARGRLRKVSVDGGPVTDITDGSIIPDNTGAVWTPSGDIIFSRTNDTLYGKAVMLRVAAAGGPIRGLGERGAEAGEMAGPILAPDGETIVATWGPGRIRSGAATPLAIMSPDGKFTLLDVIAERAVGFVDDYVVFLRADGTLMGVPVDLNARKTTGPAVPLMESVQGPGLSASGALLYSPGQSAVSAVLVDERGATTPFLTEARQFGNPRYSPDGSRVAFDIGGPQGRDIWIYEIASATLTRLTSGGSNVRPEWTPDGKRVLYRQVSPRRGLRWQPADGSGTPELLVEVPGGPNEGMVSPDGRTLMYRTDEGNGDQQVFMMPLDKSAAATAFLTKSVNWAPRFSPDGKWLAYSSDESGDAEVYVRPWPGPGGRVQVSSGGGSEPVWSRDGRSLFYRTDTAVVVAAVNASPTFTVQSRRALFANAFESSGPHASYDVAPDGKHLLMLQTKDSRASVMLVLNWAAEVRARLKKP
- a CDS encoding serine/threonine-protein kinase; translated protein: MDRLAPALADRYRVERELGAGGMATVYLAHDLRHERDVAIKVLHPDLGATLGSERFLAEIRTTATLQHPNLLPLFDSGEADGLLFYVMPFVEGETLRVRLDREKQLPLDEALRLTTALATALGYAHARGVIHRDIKPENILLPAAQPVIADFGIALAVRNAGGARITQTGLSLGTPQFMSPEQAMGDRVLDARTDQYSLAAILYEMLAGEPPHSGTTGQAVIAKLLTDVPRPLRSLRASVPGHVEAAVRRALEKLPADRWSSVDEFAAALRTPSAFGDMATASHPPVASRRWPTALLVAVALLASVAAVWGWRRPMPTTPTVRYAVALDSGERLGGSGTRLALSPDGSSLVYTNGLDRRLWIRRRDALRGVPIPGTEDAQSPFFSPDGTRIGYLTPSRGMRLIALDGAGLTAVTDSVVGLAGAVWSDAGMIYADAIGNRGLVQVEARPGATPRPFTTSDTAAGEVNHAWPEMLPDGGAVLFQIRYSINSARRHTIGIADVATGRHRVLCDGIYARVLRPGYLLIVGEAGELSVVPFDLEKRQLAGEPRSLGVSVRVQTSQGADVAVSRDGRVAYATGSGAAEWELARIDRDGRSAPFDTAWRDGFTSPRLSPDGEALAVLVGNSVTDQDVWIKRATAEPLRLTLDSRFIRSVTWGPDPFSVTVVGLNPAEQRFDVFVQRADGRSTRRVIALPNSHQASGVEWSPDGKWLVYETSAIDANGRQGNGDVYLFRPGIDSVATAVAATKAMEGAPAISPDGRLLAFTSGVTGRSEVYVVPFPNVGDARWPISTNGGGDPRWSRDGTRLLYLDGARRLQAAEVSPAGGFHVVRTAAWPGSVELGGTRANTRLYDPMTDGSILIVRPVERAQGARLVIVENWLDELRRSSSDAR
- a CDS encoding alpha/beta hydrolase, with protein sequence MRRLLLLFVAALAAGTFWLNAKDPEHRTLADDARQSAGGAFVHLPDGITHYDVSGPDSGARVVLVHGFSVPAYIWDSTFTALTAAGYRVARYDTYGRGWSDRPETTYDFSLFDRQLTGLLDSLGWKEPVHVMGLSYGGPVTSTFVGRHPERVATHVLVDPAAGSLRQVPWYMAAPLIGPFLWQTLAVPGMADGQASDFVHPEGWPDWADKYRVQMQFKGFGRALRATILANRTVNLDSLYATTGKAGKPTLLIWGTEDKTVPIANAEQVRKGIPQAEWHPISNAGHLPHMEQARVVDSLLLDFLTRNNPRPTTKNP
- a CDS encoding TonB-dependent receptor; the protein is MIRLLHSRSVVAVGLLAATFLPSVLRAQGPTGTLTGTVTEAGTGKPISGATVFVLGTPRGMLTREDGTYRLTVRAGSYDVTARLVGFGSAKRRITIAAGQTLTENFTLDKSAVNLQAVAVVGTRRTERSVTDAPVPIDVVTSEQIKQTGRTELGQILQMIVPSLNFSRATVADGTDHQRPFTLRGLGPDQVLVLINGKRRHNGALVNINNSIGRGSAGVDLNAIPATSIDRIEVLRDGAAAQYGSDAIAGVVNVVLKSNAPLEASSTVGVTEKGDGQVTQADLARGFALGGSGFVHLSGEFRDRGFTNRSLPDLRPQYGDSISVANGAFVRSTNPRQNDPYRLNLINHRQGDAATQDAVAFLNAGKTFSNDVTLYAFGGLGRRKGEAAGFFRRAGDNRTVRALWPDGFLPLIRSTIVDRSLSVGLKGTNAGWKWDASSVYGYNGFRFDVANSNNASLGPLSPTNFYAGQLRFTQITNNIDLSRAVNVGLAAPLNVALGAENRIERYGIGQGEPDSWRDGGGLLKANGRSLFTPGDSLVRALPGAQVFPGFRPQDEKDEGRTAFAGYVDLETKLTPTWLVNVAARGEHFSDFGSAIIGKLASRYELGTTWSLRGAVSTGFRAPSLAQSFLSASSTNFIGNPPIPQEVVTLPVGSAAARALGATDLKPEKSQNLSLGATWTPAPSFTATLDAYRITINDRIVFSENLLGTQVASALSSLGYSASTAARYFTNAIDTRTNGMDLVFNYGTTLENGATLRTTWGTNWGRTFVTRIQDNPSQLAALNAKIFGRVEKNRIEETQPRLNSRLTVNYQKKALGFEVQHAYFGTVWLKQGAIVDNTGAPVPLTTTAQADQTLRGRWITDASVSYRFTKVTLTGGFDNLFNVYPDRNIAINSNSGIFQYSGFSPWGFNGRFTYVRLSYRL
- a CDS encoding TonB-dependent receptor, whose translation is MVSPLSLRAQGTGVLAGKVVEQGSAEAVQGASISAVGTQRGALTRADGTYRFALPAGRYEIVARLLGYASKRVTVTIAAGQTVTQDFALEKAGAQLAAIAVVGSRRTAERVVSDAPVPIDVITAAEMKQTGRTETTQILQMLVPSLNFPRTSIAGGTDMQRPFTLRGLTPDQTLVLVNGKRRHTGAVLALNNSIGRGTTGVDLNAIPASAIERIEVLRDGAAAQYGSDAIAGVVNVILKGAGSASTDFSLTSGATSDGDGETMQADASHTFTIGNDGFLNISGEYRSRGRTNRSLPEFQPTGWYLSDATADPGRLDYARRYTNWFGDAPTVEGGAFFNLGKPLANGLQFYAFGGTTLRQATAYGFSRRSRDDRTVRGLYPDGFLPEIVGTSSDASLSAGVKGNAKGWAWDASLVNGNNYFRFNLRNTLNPTYGLASQKQFYAGSLNSNQFTLNLDATRTASLGFAKPANIGIGLESRRDKYNIYEGEPASYNDGGQRILDGPNAGRPAITGSQLFFGFRPVDYTNATRTSYAGYVDVEQELHPRVTVGGAARAEHFSDFGSTVIGKGTLRVQAIPEQLALRGAINSGFRAPSLAQIYYSASASNVLVVNGVPTPNEARTIPVNTPVAQALGAKPLLPEKSLSYTAGFVYTPTKSFSATVDGFNIRIDDRIILSSNFTGARIQSILSQFPGFTGDIRPRFFTNAIDTRTRGVDVVLRYVRSLDDGGTLKFTGGFNYSENQILNDSIPNPPQLAGVSELLFDRTERARLVEAQPRTNVRLGATYLKGPWSFELQQAQFGSFITRSDNRESAAGRLGDQKFSAKWITDISASYDFGKVRATAGSDNVFGVYPDRISLLNPDNYFGSRMYSPFSPFGANGRFLYFRLAYTPR